The stretch of DNA CACGATCTTGATCACCCCCGCCCAGTTGCACATCAAGGTGCTGTTGGCATCGATCGCCGGCATGCCGCCCAATAACAGTGTCGGCGCGCCGCCGGGAATCCACGGCGTGGCGGTCGCCGGGATGCACGGCATCGGCGTCAGTACGCCCAGCGCCGCAGCCGTCGCTGCCGCCACCATCGGATTGGCCATGCTCATGCACACCCCGAACGGCAGGATATTGACCAGCGGTATGTGATCCATGATGTTCGCCGCCGGCATCCCGCCGGTCAGCGTGCGGTTGACCGGCAACACGTTGAGCACCGCCGGGGCGGCGCCGAAACTGCATTGCAGGGTGGCGCTGGCACAGACTTGCGGACAGCCCATTTCATAGCTCCTTGCTGGACACGGCATACCCGCTAAACCTTAGTCTGCCGTGGCCCGTCGCGCACATTCCCAAAGGTGATTATCCGGCAACACGCTAACCTATAAGACCGACCCGCGCTTGTGACCGTCC from Pseudomonas sp. P8_229 encodes:
- a CDS encoding DUF4280 domain-containing protein; protein product: MGCPQVCASATLQCSFGAAPAVLNVLPVNRTLTGGMPAANIMDHIPLVNILPFGVCMSMANPMVAAATAAALGVLTPMPCIPATATPWIPGGAPTLLLGGMPAIDANSTLMCNWAGVIKIVMPGQMQMLIP